From Pan troglodytes isolate AG18354 chromosome 9, NHGRI_mPanTro3-v2.0_pri, whole genome shotgun sequence, the proteins below share one genomic window:
- the LOC129135242 gene encoding large ribosomal subunit protein uL23-like — MAPKAKKEAPAPSKAEAKAKALKAKKAVLKGVHSHKKKKTRTSPAFWWPKTPRLRKQPKYPRKSTPRRNKLDHYAVIKFPLTTESAVKKIEDNNTLVFIVDVKANKHQIKKSVKKLYDIDVAKVNTLIQPDGEKKAYVQLAPDYNALDVANKIGII, encoded by the coding sequence ATGGCGCcgaaagcaaagaaggaagctCCTGCCCCTTCTAAAGCTGAAGCCAAAGCAAAGGCTTTAAAGGCCAAGAAGGCAGTGTTGAAAGGCGTTCACagccacaaaaaaaagaagacccgCACGTCACCCGCCTTCTGGTGGCCCAAGACACCACGACTCCGGAAGCAGCCCAAATATCCTCGGAAAAGCACCCCCAGGAGAAACAAGCTTGACCACTATGCTGTCATCAAGTTTCCATTGACCACTGAGTCTGCCGTGAAGAAGATAGAAGACAACAACACACTTGTGTTCATTGTGGATGTTAAAGCCAACAAGCACCAGATCAAAAAGTCTGTGAAGAAGCTCTATGACATTGATGTGGCCAAGGTCAACACCCTGATTCAGCCTGATGGAGAGAAGAAAGCATATGTTCAACTGGCTCCTGATTACAATGCTTTGGATGTTGCCAACAAAATTGGGATCATCTAA